The Listeria monocytogenes genome window below encodes:
- the rpiB gene encoding ribose 5-phosphate isomerase B, with the protein MKLTIGCDHGGRRLKDAIVKHLREKDIEVVDIGTYTDESVDFPSYAEEVANQVVSGQSELGILCCGTGIGMSIAANKVDGIRAAVVSDTFSARATREHNNSNILCLGERVIGEGLALLLVDTWLEASFAGDRHKRRLDKITELERK; encoded by the coding sequence ATGAAATTAACAATTGGTTGCGACCACGGCGGACGTAGACTAAAAGATGCCATTGTGAAACATTTACGCGAAAAAGATATTGAGGTCGTTGATATTGGAACATACACAGATGAAAGTGTTGATTTTCCATCTTATGCAGAAGAGGTTGCGAATCAAGTAGTAAGTGGGCAATCTGAACTCGGAATCTTATGCTGTGGCACTGGAATAGGTATGAGTATCGCTGCTAATAAAGTAGATGGAATCCGTGCTGCGGTTGTTTCGGATACTTTTTCAGCGCGTGCTACTCGTGAACATAACAATAGCAACATTCTCTGCCTAGGCGAACGTGTTATCGGCGAAGGATTGGCTCTTTTACTTGTTGATACTTGGCTTGAGGCATCATTTGCAGGGGATCGCCATAAACGCCGCTTGGATAAAATTACTGAACTTGAAAGAAAGTGA
- the rpsG gene encoding 30S ribosomal protein S7, which yields MPRKGPVAKRDVLPDPIYNSKLVTRLINKMMVDGKRGKSQAILYSAFDIIAQETGKDPMEVFEQAMKNIMPLLEVKARRVGGANYQVPIEVRADRRSTLGLRWLVNYARLRGEKTMEVRVAREIMDAANNTGASVKKREDTHKMADANRAFAHYRW from the coding sequence ATGCCTCGTAAAGGTCCTGTTGCTAAACGTGACGTGTTACCAGATCCGATTTATAATTCGAAACTAGTAACTCGTTTAATTAATAAAATGATGGTTGACGGAAAACGTGGAAAGTCTCAAGCTATCCTATATTCCGCATTCGATATCATTGCACAAGAAACTGGTAAAGATCCGATGGAAGTATTTGAACAAGCTATGAAGAACATTATGCCTCTTCTTGAAGTTAAAGCTCGCCGTGTAGGTGGTGCTAACTATCAAGTACCTATCGAAGTACGTGCTGACCGTCGTTCTACTCTTGGTCTTCGTTGGTTAGTAAATTATGCTCGCCTTCGTGGAGAGAAAACAATGGAAGTACGTGTTGCTCGCGAAATCATGGATGCTGCCAATAATACTGGTGCTTCTGTTAAGAAACGCGAAGATACACACAAAATGGCTGATGCTAACAGAGCGTTCGCTCACTATCGTTGGTAA
- a CDS encoding GNAT family N-acetyltransferase, translating to MTQLAFRNGTEQDTKLILRFITELATHEGIEKDVVATESGLHKALFQEKSAEVIIAEYEGEPIGFALFFHNFSTLLGKKGLYLEDLYIIPKMRGKGFGTQFFSYLSKLALSRDCGRFEWWCLNENKSGMDFYEKIGAEKMSEWTVHRLTKAEMEKLSNL from the coding sequence ATGACACAACTAGCATTTCGAAACGGGACAGAACAAGACACGAAGTTAATTCTTCGTTTTATTACCGAACTAGCAACGCATGAAGGCATTGAAAAAGACGTAGTAGCAACAGAATCTGGCTTACACAAAGCCCTTTTTCAAGAAAAATCAGCCGAAGTAATTATCGCTGAATATGAAGGGGAGCCAATTGGTTTCGCACTCTTTTTCCATAACTTTTCCACATTACTTGGCAAAAAAGGCTTATACCTAGAAGACCTTTACATCATTCCAAAAATGCGCGGTAAAGGCTTTGGAACACAATTTTTCAGCTATTTATCCAAACTCGCTTTATCACGCGATTGCGGCAGATTTGAATGGTGGTGCCTAAATGAAAACAAATCAGGCATGGATTTTTACGAAAAAATTGGCGCAGAAAAAATGTCAGAATGGACTGTACATAGGCTCACTAAAGCCGAAATGGAAAAACTAAGCAACCTATGA
- the tkt gene encoding transketolase, whose amino-acid sequence MKKTLDRQAVDTIRSLSIDMIEKANSGHPGMPMGAAPMAYMLFAKHLVFNPANPEWFNRDRFVLSAGHGSALLYSMLHLFGYDVKMEDLKQFRQLDSLTPGHPEFGWTAGVDATSGPLGQGIGMAAGMALAESHLAAEYNQPNYPIVDHYTYAICGDGDLMEGVASETASLAGHLGLGKLIVLYDSNDICLDGDLSATFSENTAERFRAYGWQVLRVEDGNNLAAIQEKIVQAKLETSKPTLIEVKTVIGYGAPTKAGSSASHGAPLGEKEANGAKEHYEWTEEPFTVPAEVRDYLRNYKARGEKLEGAWNTMLANYKKEFPELASQLDRVLAGEVAADWNANLPTFEAGTNVATRSASGKMINAIAAELPELFGGSADLGCSNKTFIDASPAYSIQDPAGKNIWFGVREFAMGAMLNGMALHSGLRVFGSTFFVFSDYVRPAMRMAALMQLPVTYVFTHDSIAVGEDGPTHEPIEQLASLRAMPGLTVIRPADAKETRAAWEIAATNTHGPIALVLSRQDLPVLENEQEEVDAGVDKGAYIVAPAKSSKPDAIIIATGSEVSLAIEAKAELAKKDLDVSVVSLSSWERFEKTTDAYKESILPKEVTARFAIEAGATFGWKEFIGSEGDMLGIDHFGASAPAKDLFNAYGFTPENVANRVEAVIAKAGVRV is encoded by the coding sequence TTGAAAAAAACATTAGATAGACAAGCAGTAGATACGATTCGTTCGTTATCCATTGATATGATTGAAAAAGCAAACTCAGGGCACCCAGGAATGCCGATGGGAGCAGCCCCAATGGCGTATATGCTATTTGCAAAACATTTAGTATTTAACCCAGCTAACCCAGAATGGTTTAACCGCGATCGCTTTGTTTTATCAGCAGGGCACGGGTCTGCGCTACTTTATAGCATGCTTCATTTATTTGGTTATGATGTGAAAATGGAAGACTTAAAACAGTTCCGTCAATTAGATAGTTTGACACCAGGACACCCTGAATTTGGATGGACTGCGGGAGTTGACGCAACGAGTGGACCGCTTGGACAAGGGATTGGTATGGCGGCTGGAATGGCACTTGCAGAGTCTCATTTAGCGGCAGAGTATAATCAACCAAACTATCCAATTGTCGACCATTATACGTATGCGATTTGTGGTGACGGAGACTTGATGGAAGGTGTGGCATCAGAAACAGCCTCACTCGCAGGACATTTAGGTCTTGGAAAATTAATCGTATTGTACGATTCCAATGATATTTGTTTAGATGGCGATTTAAGTGCAACGTTCAGTGAAAATACGGCAGAACGTTTCCGTGCGTATGGCTGGCAAGTTTTACGCGTAGAAGATGGCAATAATTTAGCGGCCATTCAAGAAAAAATTGTTCAAGCGAAATTAGAAACATCGAAACCAACGCTAATCGAAGTGAAAACAGTCATCGGTTACGGCGCGCCAACCAAAGCAGGTAGCTCCGCAAGTCACGGTGCTCCGCTCGGTGAAAAAGAAGCAAATGGTGCAAAAGAGCATTACGAATGGACAGAAGAACCTTTCACAGTCCCAGCTGAAGTTCGTGATTACTTAAGAAATTACAAAGCGCGCGGAGAAAAACTAGAAGGCGCTTGGAACACAATGCTCGCTAATTACAAAAAAGAATTCCCAGAACTTGCAAGTCAATTAGACCGCGTGTTAGCGGGGGAAGTAGCTGCCGATTGGAATGCTAATTTGCCAACTTTTGAAGCAGGCACAAATGTTGCAACGCGCTCTGCATCAGGAAAAATGATTAACGCAATTGCAGCCGAATTACCGGAACTTTTCGGGGGATCCGCTGACCTAGGTTGCTCGAATAAAACATTTATTGATGCGAGCCCAGCCTACAGCATACAAGACCCAGCTGGTAAAAATATCTGGTTCGGTGTGCGCGAATTTGCGATGGGAGCAATGTTAAACGGAATGGCGCTTCATAGCGGTTTACGAGTATTTGGCTCCACTTTCTTCGTCTTCTCAGACTATGTGCGTCCAGCAATGCGGATGGCTGCTTTAATGCAACTCCCAGTAACATATGTATTCACGCATGACAGTATCGCTGTTGGTGAAGACGGACCGACACACGAACCAATTGAACAACTAGCCTCGCTTCGTGCTATGCCAGGCCTAACAGTTATCCGTCCAGCCGATGCCAAAGAAACGCGCGCTGCTTGGGAAATTGCCGCAACCAATACTCACGGTCCAATCGCGCTTGTATTATCACGCCAAGACTTACCAGTACTTGAAAATGAACAAGAAGAAGTGGACGCAGGTGTAGATAAAGGTGCTTATATTGTAGCACCAGCAAAGAGTTCCAAACCAGACGCTATCATTATCGCAACAGGGTCCGAAGTGTCCCTTGCAATCGAAGCGAAAGCCGAACTTGCGAAAAAAGACTTAGACGTTTCCGTTGTCAGTTTATCCAGCTGGGAACGCTTTGAAAAAACAACCGATGCTTATAAAGAAAGCATTTTACCAAAAGAAGTCACAGCGAGATTTGCGATTGAAGCTGGAGCAACATTCGGTTGGAAAGAATTTATTGGGTCAGAAGGCGATATGTTAGGAATCGATCACTTCGGCGCATCTGCCCCTGCGAAAGATTTGTTTAACGCTTACGGGTTCACGCCTGAAAATGTGGCGAATCGTGTCGAAGCAGTGATTGCGAAAGCCGGTGTACGCGTATGA
- the tuf gene encoding elongation factor Tu, whose amino-acid sequence MAKEKFDRSKPHVNIGTIGHVDHGKTTLTAAITTVLAKKGFADAQAYDQIDGAPEERERGITISTAHVEYQTDNRHYAHVDCPGHADYVKNMITGAAQMDGAILVVSAADGPMPQTREHILLSRQVGVPYIVVFMNKCDMVDDEELLELVEMEIRDLLTEYEFPGDDIPVIKGSALKALQGEADWEAKIDELMEAVDAYIPTPERDTDKPFMMPVEDVFSITGRGTVATGRVDRGQVKVGDEVEVIGIEEESKKVVVTGVEMFRKLLDYAEAGDNIGALLRGVAREDIQRGQVLAKPGSITPHTNFKAETYVLTKEEGGRHTPFFNNYRPQFYFRTTDVTGIVTLPEGTEMVMPGDNIELAVELIAPIAIEDGTKFSIREGGRTVGAGVVSNISK is encoded by the coding sequence ATGGCAAAAGAAAAATTTGACCGCTCTAAACCCCATGTTAACATTGGTACTATTGGACACGTTGACCATGGTAAAACAACTTTAACTGCTGCAATTACAACTGTACTTGCTAAAAAAGGCTTTGCTGATGCACAAGCTTATGACCAAATTGATGGTGCTCCAGAAGAAAGAGAACGTGGAATCACAATCTCTACTGCTCACGTTGAGTATCAAACTGACAACCGTCACTATGCACACGTTGACTGCCCAGGACATGCCGATTACGTTAAAAACATGATCACTGGTGCTGCACAAATGGACGGAGCTATCTTAGTAGTATCTGCTGCTGATGGCCCAATGCCACAAACTCGTGAACATATCTTACTTTCACGTCAAGTTGGTGTTCCATACATCGTTGTATTCATGAACAAATGTGACATGGTTGACGATGAAGAATTACTAGAATTAGTTGAAATGGAAATTCGTGATCTATTAACTGAATATGAATTCCCTGGCGATGACATTCCTGTAATCAAAGGTTCAGCTCTTAAAGCACTTCAAGGTGAAGCTGACTGGGAAGCTAAAATTGACGAGTTAATGGAAGCTGTAGATGCTTACATTCCAACTCCAGAACGTGATACTGACAAACCATTCATGATGCCAGTTGAGGATGTATTCTCAATCACTGGTCGTGGAACAGTTGCAACTGGACGTGTTGACCGTGGACAAGTTAAAGTTGGTGACGAAGTAGAAGTTATCGGTATTGAAGAAGAAAGCAAAAAAGTAGTAGTAACTGGAGTAGAAATGTTCCGTAAATTACTAGACTACGCTGAAGCTGGCGACAACATTGGCGCACTTCTACGTGGTGTTGCTCGTGAAGATATCCAACGTGGTCAAGTATTAGCTAAACCAGGTTCGATTACTCCACACACTAACTTCAAAGCGGAAACTTATGTTTTAACTAAAGAAGAAGGTGGACGTCACACTCCATTCTTCAACAACTACCGCCCACAATTCTATTTCCGTACTACTGACGTAACTGGTATTGTTACACTTCCAGAAGGTACTGAAATGGTAATGCCTGGTGATAACATTGAGCTTGCAGTTGAACTAATTGCACCAATCGCTATCGAAGACGGTACTAAATTCTCTATCCGTGAAGGCGGACGTACAGTAGGCGCTGGCGTTGTTTCTAACATCAGCAAATAA
- the fusA gene encoding elongation factor G: MAREFSLEKTRNIGIMAHIDAGKTTTTERILFYTGRIHKIGETHEGASQMDWMEQEQERGITITSAATTAQWKGYRVNIIDTPGHVDFTVEVERSLRVLDGAVAVLDAQSGVEPQTETVWRQATTYGVPRVVFVNKMDKIGADFLYSVGTLHERLAANAHPIQLPIGAEDTFEGIIDLIEMNALYYEDDLGNDPHIKEIPADLKDLADEYRGKLVEAVAELDEELMMKYLEGEEITKEELKAGIRKGTLNVEFYPVVCGTAFKNKGVQPMLDAVLDYLPAPTDVPAINGVLPDGEEAARHADDSEPFSSLAFKVMTDPYVGRLTFFRVYSGTLNSGSYVQNSTKGKRERVGRILQMHANHREEISIVYAGDIAAAVGLKDTTTGDTLCDEKEQIILESMEFPEPVIQVAIEPKSKADQDKMGQALAKLAEEDPTFRAETDQETGQTLISGMGELHLDILVDRMRREFRVEANVGDPQVSYRETFRKSAQVEGKFVRQSGGRGQYGHVWIEFGPNEEGKGFEFENAIVGGVVPREYIPAVQAGLEGALDNGVLAGYPLIDIKAKLYDGSYHDVDSNEMAFKVAASMALRNAAKKCDPVILEPMMAVEVVIPEEYLGDIMGNITSRRGRVDGMEARGNAQVVRAFVPLANMFGYATHLRSGTQGRGVYTMQFDHYEEVPKSIAEEIIKANGGNNKED, from the coding sequence ATGGCTAGAGAGTTCTCCTTAGAAAAGACTCGTAATATTGGTATCATGGCCCACATTGATGCGGGTAAAACTACCACTACTGAACGTATCCTTTTCTATACAGGGCGTATTCACAAAATTGGTGAAACCCATGAAGGTGCTTCTCAAATGGACTGGATGGAGCAAGAGCAAGAACGTGGTATTACAATCACTTCTGCTGCGACAACAGCTCAATGGAAAGGCTACCGAGTAAACATTATCGATACACCAGGACACGTAGACTTCACAGTTGAAGTTGAACGTTCTCTTCGTGTACTTGATGGTGCTGTTGCGGTTCTAGATGCACAATCTGGTGTAGAACCACAAACAGAAACAGTTTGGCGTCAAGCTACTACTTACGGGGTTCCTCGTGTAGTATTTGTCAACAAAATGGACAAAATCGGCGCAGACTTCCTATATTCTGTAGGTACTTTGCATGAACGTTTGGCTGCCAACGCGCACCCAATCCAACTCCCAATCGGGGCCGAAGATACATTTGAAGGTATCATTGACTTAATCGAAATGAACGCGTTGTATTACGAAGATGATTTAGGAAATGACCCTCATATTAAAGAAATTCCAGCTGATCTGAAAGACTTAGCAGACGAATACCGCGGTAAATTAGTGGAAGCAGTTGCTGAACTTGACGAAGAGCTAATGATGAAATACCTAGAAGGCGAAGAAATTACAAAAGAAGAACTTAAAGCTGGTATCCGTAAAGGAACACTTAACGTTGAGTTCTATCCTGTAGTTTGTGGTACAGCATTCAAAAACAAAGGTGTTCAACCAATGTTAGATGCAGTGCTTGATTACCTTCCAGCACCAACAGATGTTCCAGCTATTAACGGCGTATTGCCTGATGGAGAAGAAGCTGCTCGTCACGCTGACGATTCAGAACCATTCTCTTCCCTAGCATTCAAAGTTATGACTGACCCTTATGTTGGACGCTTAACTTTCTTCCGTGTTTATTCCGGTACTTTGAATTCCGGTTCATATGTACAAAACTCGACTAAAGGTAAACGTGAACGTGTTGGACGTATCCTTCAAATGCACGCTAATCACCGTGAAGAGATTTCGATCGTATACGCTGGTGACATCGCTGCTGCTGTAGGACTTAAAGATACAACTACTGGGGACACTTTATGTGATGAAAAAGAACAAATTATCTTAGAATCCATGGAATTCCCAGAACCAGTTATCCAAGTCGCTATCGAACCTAAATCGAAAGCTGACCAAGATAAAATGGGGCAAGCTCTTGCGAAACTAGCGGAAGAAGATCCAACTTTCCGTGCTGAAACTGACCAAGAAACTGGCCAAACTCTTATCTCCGGTATGGGTGAACTTCACCTTGACATCCTTGTTGACCGTATGAGACGTGAATTCCGCGTTGAAGCTAACGTTGGTGATCCACAAGTTTCTTATCGTGAAACATTCCGTAAATCTGCTCAAGTTGAAGGTAAATTCGTACGTCAATCCGGTGGACGTGGACAATATGGTCACGTTTGGATTGAATTCGGACCAAACGAAGAAGGTAAAGGATTTGAATTTGAAAATGCAATCGTTGGTGGGGTTGTTCCACGTGAATACATCCCAGCTGTACAAGCAGGTCTTGAAGGCGCACTAGATAATGGTGTACTTGCAGGCTACCCACTGATTGACATCAAAGCAAAACTTTACGACGGATCTTACCATGACGTCGATTCCAATGAGATGGCCTTCAAAGTGGCTGCTTCAATGGCATTACGTAATGCTGCTAAGAAATGTGATCCTGTAATCCTTGAGCCTATGATGGCTGTAGAGGTTGTTATCCCAGAAGAATACCTTGGTGATATCATGGGTAACATTACTTCCCGTCGTGGTCGTGTAGATGGTATGGAAGCTCGCGGTAACGCTCAAGTTGTTCGCGCATTTGTACCACTTGCAAATATGTTTGGTTATGCAACTCACCTTCGTTCAGGTACGCAAGGTCGTGGTGTATACACTATGCAATTTGACCACTATGAAGAAGTTCCTAAATCTATTGCTGAAGAAATCATTAAAGCTAATGGTGGAAACAACAAAGAAGATTAA
- a CDS encoding ribulose-phosphate 3-epimerase, with amino-acid sequence MRKIAASIMCADQLHLGEELRRLESAGVELLHCDVMDGVYVNNLALGPEYLEIVRNNTEIPLDIHLATITPLKYIDMFGPVKPEYISFHVEVAEDVSEVIQKIRSYNVKPSIAINPETPIEAIYPYLDDVEMVLMMTVNPGFAGQKFQTDVLQKLHDLKAKLEGKVHVPLIEVDGNINKETVGLMRDCLPDIYVLGTSALFHDRDKTSYAERLVHIWSDVEKHV; translated from the coding sequence ATGAGGAAAATAGCTGCTTCAATTATGTGTGCAGACCAACTACATTTAGGTGAAGAACTCCGGCGCCTTGAATCTGCTGGTGTGGAACTACTACACTGCGATGTGATGGACGGTGTATATGTGAATAATCTTGCGCTCGGTCCAGAATACTTGGAAATAGTGCGGAACAACACAGAAATCCCATTAGACATACATTTAGCTACTATTACCCCACTTAAATATATTGACATGTTTGGCCCTGTAAAACCGGAATATATTTCGTTTCATGTAGAAGTAGCGGAAGATGTGTCAGAAGTCATCCAGAAAATCCGCTCTTACAACGTTAAACCATCGATTGCGATAAATCCAGAAACACCTATCGAAGCCATTTATCCTTATTTAGACGATGTCGAAATGGTGTTAATGATGACCGTAAACCCGGGTTTTGCGGGGCAAAAATTTCAAACAGATGTATTACAAAAACTGCATGATTTAAAAGCAAAACTAGAAGGAAAAGTGCATGTGCCACTTATCGAAGTGGATGGCAATATTAATAAAGAAACAGTAGGCTTGATGCGAGATTGTTTACCAGACATTTATGTACTAGGCACATCCGCGTTATTTCATGACCGAGATAAAACAAGTTATGCGGAAAGACTAGTACACATTTGGTCAGATGTAGAAAAACATGTGTAA
- a CDS encoding deoxyguanosinetriphosphate triphosphohydrolase, translating to MKWDKLLNDKRRRESGVTRSKNTDVRSAFENDFQRIVMSASFRRLQDKTQVFPLEKSDFVRTRLTHSMEVSTIAKSMGNMVTHTIQEENLDKDFTKDHADKIPEILACAGLLHDMGNPPFGHFGEESIREWFRDNLATITYKNKSLAEILTPQMKEDFYYFEGNAQVLRVVSKLHYLFDQYGLNLTFATLNAVIKYPVSSLKVNKKQIKSKKLGYFYADESLFNEITTATEALDNRHPLTYLLEVADDIAYLNADLEDGVKKGIVNITQILKGFEEVEEHNKVTAACYNELKKKSERYEGQEESFIVQQWLASNVRGQLINRSLEVFYENYDAIMAGTFNDSLIEASSAEQLVQILQSLSFTYIYQDKGIVESEIAGNEIISKLLETFIPAVLYYDSETPERQTAKDKRLLTLISDNYLGCYRKNAEGENETMKLYLRLLLVTDFICGMTDSYAKDLYQRLNGLS from the coding sequence ATGAAATGGGATAAACTATTAAATGATAAACGTCGCCGCGAATCCGGTGTCACTCGTTCGAAAAACACCGACGTACGTAGCGCTTTTGAAAATGATTTCCAGCGTATCGTCATGAGTGCATCATTTCGCCGTTTGCAAGATAAAACCCAAGTATTCCCACTAGAAAAAAGCGATTTTGTGCGTACGCGACTAACCCATTCAATGGAAGTAAGTACGATTGCAAAATCAATGGGAAACATGGTTACACACACAATCCAGGAAGAAAACTTAGACAAAGATTTTACAAAAGATCATGCGGATAAAATTCCGGAAATCCTTGCTTGTGCAGGACTTTTACACGATATGGGCAATCCGCCGTTCGGTCATTTTGGTGAAGAAAGTATCCGTGAGTGGTTCCGCGACAATTTAGCAACCATCACTTACAAAAATAAAAGCCTAGCAGAAATCCTTACACCGCAAATGAAAGAAGACTTTTACTACTTTGAAGGTAACGCGCAAGTGCTTCGTGTAGTTTCCAAACTGCATTATCTTTTCGACCAATACGGCTTAAACCTGACATTTGCCACTTTAAATGCGGTTATCAAATACCCAGTTTCTTCTTTAAAAGTAAATAAAAAACAAATCAAAAGCAAAAAACTAGGCTATTTTTACGCTGATGAATCGCTTTTTAATGAAATAACAACCGCTACAGAAGCGCTCGATAATCGTCATCCGCTCACTTACTTACTTGAAGTGGCAGATGACATCGCATACCTAAACGCCGACCTAGAAGACGGCGTGAAAAAAGGCATCGTGAACATCACGCAAATCTTAAAAGGTTTTGAAGAGGTTGAAGAGCATAATAAAGTAACTGCCGCGTGCTACAACGAACTCAAGAAAAAAAGCGAGCGCTACGAAGGACAAGAAGAAAGTTTCATCGTACAACAATGGCTCGCATCGAACGTCCGTGGTCAATTAATCAATCGCTCCCTTGAAGTGTTTTATGAGAACTATGACGCCATCATGGCAGGCACATTCAACGACTCGCTCATCGAGGCTTCAAGCGCTGAACAACTCGTACAAATTTTACAAAGCCTGTCATTCACGTACATTTACCAAGATAAAGGTATTGTTGAATCCGAAATCGCCGGCAACGAAATCATCTCCAAATTGCTTGAAACATTCATCCCAGCTGTGCTTTATTACGACAGCGAAACACCAGAACGCCAAACGGCCAAAGATAAACGCCTACTAACCTTGATTTCTGACAACTACTTAGGCTGTTATCGCAAAAATGCAGAAGGCGAGAACGAAACAATGAAACTATATCTCCGCCTGCTACTTGTAACAGACTTCATTTGCGGCATGACCGACAGCTACGCGAAAGATTTATATCAACGGTTGAATGGACTGAGTTAA
- the rpe gene encoding ribulose-phosphate 3-epimerase produces MTFVAPSLLAADYMNMANSIKEAEHAGADYLHIDVMDGHFVPNLTFGIDMVEQIGKTATIPLDVHLMLSNPENYIEKFAAAGAHIISVHIEAAPHIHRVIQQIKAVGCKAGVVLNPGTPASVLDAVLADVDLVLQMTVNPGFGGQAFIDSTIKNMRYLDNWRRENNGSYVIEVDGGVNAETAEKCKQAGVDVLVAGSYFFGATDKAACIQGLKK; encoded by the coding sequence ATGACATTTGTAGCGCCGTCTTTACTTGCAGCTGATTATATGAACATGGCAAATTCCATTAAAGAAGCAGAACATGCCGGAGCTGACTACCTTCATATCGATGTCATGGACGGACATTTTGTGCCGAATCTGACGTTTGGAATTGATATGGTGGAACAAATTGGGAAAACAGCAACTATTCCACTGGATGTCCACTTAATGCTCTCAAATCCAGAAAACTATATTGAAAAATTTGCCGCAGCTGGGGCGCACATCATTTCCGTGCATATCGAAGCGGCGCCGCACATCCACCGCGTCATTCAACAAATTAAGGCAGTGGGCTGTAAAGCGGGAGTGGTGCTTAACCCAGGAACTCCGGCGAGCGTGCTGGATGCCGTTTTAGCAGATGTAGATTTAGTCTTACAAATGACCGTCAACCCAGGTTTTGGTGGACAAGCTTTCATTGATTCTACCATCAAAAATATGCGTTATCTGGATAATTGGCGTCGAGAAAATAACGGCAGCTATGTGATTGAAGTCGACGGTGGCGTAAATGCCGAAACTGCTGAAAAATGTAAGCAAGCAGGCGTAGACGTACTCGTTGCTGGATCATACTTCTTTGGAGCAACAGACAAAGCAGCCTGTATTCAAGGATTGAAAAAATAA
- the rpsL gene encoding 30S ribosomal protein S12, whose translation MPTINQLVRKPRQSKIKKSTSPALNKGLNSFKRELTDVNSPQKRGVCTRVGTMTPKKPNSALRKYARVRLSNGIEVTAYIPGIGHNLQEHSVVLIRGGRVKDLPGVRYHIVRGALDTAGVENRGQSRSKYGTKKPKK comes from the coding sequence ATGCCTACAATTAACCAATTAGTACGCAAACCTCGTCAATCTAAAATTAAAAAATCTACATCACCTGCTTTGAACAAGGGTCTAAACAGTTTTAAAAGAGAACTAACAGACGTTAACTCTCCGCAAAAACGTGGCGTATGTACTCGTGTTGGTACCATGACTCCTAAAAAACCTAACTCGGCGCTTCGTAAATATGCCCGTGTACGTTTGAGTAATGGTATTGAAGTAACAGCTTACATTCCTGGTATTGGTCACAACTTACAAGAACATAGTGTTGTTCTTATTCGTGGTGGACGTGTAAAAGATTTACCAGGGGTACGTTATCATATCGTTCGTGGAGCGCTTGATACAGCTGGTGTTGAAAATAGAGGACAAAGCCGTTCTAAATACGGTACGAAAAAACCTAAAAAATAA